A window of the Azospirillum formosense genome harbors these coding sequences:
- a CDS encoding aldo/keto reductase, translating to MHNVTANGASIPALGFGTFRMSGPDVLRMVPEVLNLGFRHIDTAQIYGNESEVGEAIKASSLPRGEVFLTTKVWVSNYKAEDFHRSVDESLAKLRTDYVDLLLLHWPNEAVPLAEQIESLNAVRAAGKTRHIGVSNFNRALLDEAVRLSTAPIATNQIEYHPYLDQSVMLEAARRHGQSVTAYYAMADGKVFKDPVLTDIAARLGRSPAQVVLRWLVQQEGVIALSKTVGEKRAAENLAVLDFALSEADMAAIHGLARPDGRIVSPDGLAPAWD from the coding sequence ATGCACAACGTCACCGCCAACGGCGCCTCCATCCCCGCCCTCGGCTTCGGCACCTTCCGCATGAGCGGCCCCGACGTGCTGCGCATGGTGCCGGAGGTCCTGAATCTCGGCTTCCGCCACATCGACACCGCCCAGATCTACGGCAACGAGAGCGAGGTCGGCGAGGCCATCAAGGCGTCAAGCCTGCCGCGCGGCGAGGTCTTCCTGACCACCAAGGTCTGGGTGAGCAACTACAAGGCCGAGGACTTCCACCGCTCGGTCGACGAGAGCCTGGCGAAGCTGCGGACCGATTACGTCGACCTGCTGCTGCTCCACTGGCCGAACGAGGCCGTCCCGCTCGCCGAGCAGATCGAGTCGCTGAACGCCGTCCGGGCCGCCGGCAAGACCCGGCACATCGGCGTCAGCAACTTCAACCGGGCGCTGCTGGACGAGGCCGTGCGCCTCAGCACGGCGCCCATCGCGACCAACCAGATCGAGTACCATCCCTATCTGGACCAGTCGGTGATGCTGGAGGCGGCGCGCCGCCATGGCCAGTCGGTCACCGCCTATTACGCCATGGCCGACGGCAAGGTCTTCAAGGACCCGGTTCTGACCGACATCGCCGCCCGGCTGGGCCGGAGCCCCGCCCAGGTGGTCCTGCGCTGGCTGGTCCAGCAGGAGGGGGTGATCGCCCTGTCGAAGACGGTCGGCGAGAAACGCGCCGCCGAGAACCTCGCCGTCCTCGACTTCGCGCTGTCGGAGGCGGACATGGCGGCCATCCATGGCCTCGCCCGCCCGGACGGGCGGATCGTCAGCCCGGACGGTCTGGCCCCCGCCTGGGACTGA
- a CDS encoding LysR substrate-binding domain-containing protein, whose product MSDSRAWDMRVFLRVAALGSFSAAGREVGMTPSSTAKLVTRLEERLGVRLVERSTRRLRLTAEGELYRERAESLLGDLDAMEAEVAGGARSPTGTIRISVSVPFGRHCLLPLLPDFTRDYPGIRLDLTLTDEVVDLYAARADVAFRAGRLSDSALLAVRLGDVRRRIVASPDYLERKGTPESAADLERHDCLGFNFRRAAAVWPLKSGGRLVDREVDTRIVANNGETVRHMALLGLGLARLAEYHIRDDLAAGRLVSVLDDALVDREEIHAVYTGRERVPHRVRAFLDHMTPRMRACLQ is encoded by the coding sequence ATGAGCGACAGCCGCGCCTGGGACATGAGGGTCTTCCTGCGCGTCGCGGCGCTGGGCAGCTTCAGCGCCGCCGGGCGCGAGGTCGGCATGACACCGTCCTCCACCGCCAAGCTGGTGACCCGGCTGGAGGAGCGGCTCGGCGTGCGGCTGGTCGAGCGCTCCACCCGCCGGCTGCGCCTGACCGCGGAGGGCGAACTGTACCGCGAGCGGGCGGAAAGCCTGCTGGGCGACCTCGACGCCATGGAGGCGGAGGTGGCGGGCGGCGCCCGCTCGCCCACCGGGACGATCCGCATCAGCGTGTCGGTGCCGTTCGGGCGGCATTGCCTGCTGCCGCTGCTGCCCGACTTCACGCGGGACTATCCCGGCATCCGGCTGGACCTGACCCTGACCGACGAGGTGGTGGACCTCTACGCGGCGCGGGCCGACGTGGCCTTCCGCGCCGGGCGGCTGTCCGATTCGGCGCTGCTGGCGGTGCGGCTGGGCGACGTGCGGCGCCGCATCGTGGCCTCGCCGGACTATCTGGAGCGCAAGGGCACGCCGGAGAGCGCCGCCGATCTGGAGCGCCACGACTGCCTGGGGTTCAACTTCCGCCGCGCCGCCGCGGTCTGGCCGCTGAAGTCCGGTGGGCGGCTGGTCGACCGGGAGGTCGACACGCGCATCGTCGCCAACAACGGCGAGACGGTGCGCCACATGGCCCTGCTCGGCCTGGGGCTGGCCCGGCTGGCCGAGTATCACATCCGCGACGACCTCGCCGCCGGGCGGCTGGTCAGCGTGCTCGACGATGCGCTGGTCGACCGCGAGGAGATCCACGCCGTCTACACCGGGCGGGAAAGGGTGCCGCACCGGGTCCGCGCCTTCCTCGACCACATGACGCCGCGGATGCGCGCATGCCTGCAATGA
- a CDS encoding MarR family transcriptional regulator: MQSNDPSTPAPDFPSNFGIHLFRAAHLWRREANKVLAESGFSSSVISPLMLLNELGDGMRQRELAEEMGVEGPSLVRLLDSLEAAKLVERREAPDDRRAKTLHLTDQGRDLLARVNAALNDVRRRLLAGASGPEIAGAVRVMAAIESNARAMKG, translated from the coding sequence ATGCAATCGAACGACCCGTCCACGCCCGCCCCGGACTTTCCGTCCAACTTCGGCATCCACCTGTTCCGCGCCGCCCATCTGTGGCGGCGGGAGGCGAACAAGGTGCTGGCGGAGAGCGGCTTTTCCTCCTCCGTTATCTCGCCGCTGATGCTTCTCAACGAACTTGGCGACGGAATGCGCCAGCGCGAGCTGGCCGAGGAGATGGGGGTAGAGGGGCCGTCGCTGGTCCGGCTGCTCGACAGCCTGGAGGCGGCGAAGCTGGTCGAGCGGCGGGAGGCCCCGGACGACCGGCGGGCCAAGACGCTGCACCTGACGGACCAGGGCCGCGACCTGCTGGCCCGCGTGAACGCCGCGCTGAACGACGTGCGCCGCCGCCTGCTCGCGGGCGCCTCCGGCCCGGAGATCGCCGGCGCGGTGCGCGTCATGGCGGCGATTGAGTCGAACGCCCGAGCCATGAAGGGCTGA
- a CDS encoding SLC13 family permease, giving the protein MTLDQGLAFGIIGAVIALLIWDKLRYDLVAMLALLAAVAVGIVKPKDAFNGFSDDIVIIVGSALVVSAAVGRSGIVEEVMRPLSARMKTVPAQIIVLTGAVTLLSAVVKNIGALAIFMPIAMQVARRNGTKVSLLLMPMAFGSLLGGLMTLVGTSPNIIVSRLRNEMVGEPFGMFDFTPVGLIVAVAGVVFLAVGYRLLPTGRQAATGSAGGFSIDDYTAEALLPEKSPFVGKTVADLEAYGEGDVTVAAIIRGRHRRHVPSGHWVLLAGDVLVLEADTQALSDLVKHAGLELMHEKELEGVQSDEDLAVLEAVVEPRSPLIGSSVEDVELRERYGANLLALSRRGRPIRQRLRRVRFQPGDLVVLQARAAGLGDTLNELGCLPLAERNLSIGRRRKRRIALAVMAVTIGLVATSLVPVTLAFFGAAVAMTALRVITLKEAYESIEWPILVLLGALIPVSEALRTTGGTELIAGWLSVAAQGLPPIGALAMMLVAAMAVTPFLNNAATVLVMAPIAASLANHLGLRPDAFLMAVAVGAGCDFLTPIGHQCNTLVMGPGGYRFSDYARLGLPLSLIVIVLGTTAIALFWPMVPH; this is encoded by the coding sequence ATGACGCTCGACCAGGGACTCGCCTTCGGCATCATCGGCGCGGTGATCGCGCTGCTGATCTGGGACAAGCTGCGCTACGATCTCGTCGCCATGCTGGCGCTGCTGGCGGCGGTGGCCGTCGGGATCGTCAAGCCAAAGGACGCCTTCAATGGCTTCTCCGACGACATCGTCATCATTGTCGGCTCGGCGCTGGTGGTCAGCGCCGCGGTCGGCCGCTCCGGAATCGTCGAGGAGGTGATGCGCCCCCTCAGCGCCCGCATGAAGACCGTGCCGGCGCAGATCATCGTGCTGACCGGGGCGGTGACGCTGCTGTCCGCGGTGGTCAAGAACATCGGGGCGCTCGCCATCTTCATGCCCATCGCCATGCAGGTGGCGCGGCGCAACGGGACGAAGGTGTCGTTGCTGCTCATGCCGATGGCCTTCGGGTCGCTGCTGGGCGGGCTGATGACGCTGGTCGGCACCTCCCCCAACATCATCGTCAGCCGCCTGCGCAACGAGATGGTCGGCGAACCCTTCGGCATGTTCGACTTCACGCCGGTCGGGCTGATCGTCGCGGTTGCGGGGGTGGTCTTCCTGGCGGTCGGCTACCGCCTGCTGCCCACCGGGCGCCAGGCGGCCACGGGCAGCGCCGGGGGCTTCTCCATCGACGACTACACGGCGGAGGCGCTTCTGCCGGAGAAGTCGCCCTTCGTCGGCAAGACGGTCGCCGACCTGGAGGCCTACGGCGAGGGCGACGTGACGGTCGCGGCGATCATCCGCGGGCGGCACCGCCGTCACGTTCCATCCGGCCATTGGGTGCTTCTGGCCGGCGACGTGCTGGTCCTGGAGGCCGACACCCAGGCGTTGAGCGATCTCGTGAAGCACGCCGGTCTGGAGCTGATGCACGAGAAGGAGCTGGAGGGGGTGCAGAGCGACGAGGATCTGGCGGTCCTCGAAGCGGTGGTGGAGCCGCGCTCCCCCCTGATCGGCAGCAGCGTCGAGGATGTGGAGCTGCGCGAGCGCTACGGCGCCAACCTGCTGGCGCTCAGCCGGCGCGGCCGGCCGATCCGCCAGCGTCTGCGCCGGGTCCGCTTCCAGCCGGGCGATCTGGTGGTGCTCCAGGCGCGGGCGGCGGGGCTGGGGGACACGTTGAACGAACTCGGCTGCCTGCCGCTGGCGGAGCGCAACCTGTCCATCGGGCGGCGGCGCAAGCGGCGGATCGCGCTGGCCGTGATGGCGGTGACCATCGGGCTGGTGGCGACCAGCCTCGTCCCGGTGACGCTGGCCTTCTTCGGCGCCGCGGTCGCCATGACGGCGCTGCGGGTGATCACGCTGAAGGAGGCCTACGAATCGATCGAATGGCCGATCCTTGTGCTGCTGGGCGCCCTGATCCCGGTCAGCGAGGCGTTGCGCACCACCGGCGGGACGGAACTGATCGCCGGCTGGCTGTCCGTCGCCGCGCAGGGGCTGCCGCCGATCGGCGCGCTGGCCATGATGCTGGTGGCGGCGATGGCGGTGACGCCCTTCCTGAACAACGCGGCCACCGTGCTGGTGATGGCCCCCATCGCGGCCAGCCTCGCCAACCATCTGGGCCTGCGGCCGGACGCCTTCCTGATGGCGGTGGCGGTGGGGGCGGGCTGCGACTTCCTCACCCCCATCGGGCACCAGTGCAACACGCTGGTCATGGGGCCGGGCGGCTACCGCTTCAGCGACTACGCGCGCCTCGGCCTGCCGCTGTCGCTGATCGTCATCGTGCTGGGAACGACGGCGATCGCGCTGTTCTGGCCCATGGTGCCGCATTAG
- a CDS encoding MFS transporter, protein MPLALLALAISAYAIGTTEFVVVGLLPTVATDLNVSLPMAGMVVSVYALGVTVGAPVLTALTGGLRRKPLLLGLMGLFIAGNLLAGVSPNYETLLAARVLSAFAHGVFFSVGATIAADLVPEDKRASAIAMMFSGLTIAIVTGVPMGTWIGQHFGWRATFLAVSALGVIGVLGVAALVPAKLSQPPAAGLATQVRVLAKPRLLLAFAITALGYGGTFVAFTYLAPILETITGFSSGTVSLVLVLYGAAIAVGNMVGGKVANRNPVRALAWLFALQAVVLIVFTFTASSPVPALVTLAGMGALAFANVPGLQLYVVQLAQRHAPGAVDVASALNIAAFNLGIAAGAFFGGRVVDSALGLAATPWVGGLFVLGGLALTLLSGALDRRDGRRGAAVAQPA, encoded by the coding sequence ATGCCACTCGCACTGCTGGCGCTGGCGATCAGCGCCTACGCCATCGGGACGACGGAATTCGTCGTCGTCGGCCTGCTGCCGACCGTCGCCACCGACCTGAACGTCAGCCTGCCGATGGCCGGCATGGTGGTCAGCGTCTACGCGCTGGGCGTCACCGTCGGCGCCCCGGTCCTGACCGCGCTGACCGGCGGCCTGCGGCGCAAGCCGCTGCTGCTCGGCCTGATGGGCCTTTTCATCGCCGGCAACCTGCTGGCCGGCGTCAGCCCCAATTACGAGACGCTGCTGGCCGCCCGCGTGCTCAGCGCCTTCGCCCACGGCGTCTTCTTCTCGGTCGGCGCGACCATCGCCGCCGACCTCGTGCCCGAGGACAAGCGGGCCTCGGCCATCGCCATGATGTTCTCCGGCCTGACCATCGCCATCGTCACCGGCGTGCCGATGGGCACCTGGATCGGCCAGCATTTCGGCTGGCGCGCCACCTTCCTGGCGGTCTCCGCGCTGGGCGTGATCGGCGTGCTGGGCGTCGCGGCCCTCGTCCCGGCGAAGCTCAGCCAGCCGCCCGCCGCCGGGCTGGCCACGCAGGTCCGCGTGCTGGCCAAGCCGCGCCTGTTGCTGGCCTTCGCCATCACGGCGCTGGGCTATGGCGGGACCTTCGTCGCCTTCACCTATCTGGCGCCGATCCTGGAGACGATCACCGGCTTCTCCAGCGGCACGGTCAGCCTCGTCCTGGTGCTCTACGGGGCGGCCATCGCGGTCGGCAACATGGTGGGCGGCAAGGTCGCCAACCGCAACCCGGTCCGCGCGCTGGCGTGGCTGTTCGCCCTTCAGGCGGTCGTGCTGATCGTCTTCACCTTCACCGCCTCCAGCCCCGTCCCGGCGCTCGTCACGCTGGCCGGCATGGGCGCGCTGGCCTTCGCCAACGTGCCGGGGCTCCAGCTCTACGTCGTGCAGCTGGCGCAGCGCCACGCGCCGGGCGCGGTGGACGTCGCCTCCGCCCTGAACATCGCCGCCTTCAACCTGGGCATCGCCGCCGGCGCCTTCTTCGGCGGACGGGTGGTTGACAGCGCGCTCGGCCTCGCGGCAACGCCGTGGGTGGGTGGGCTGTTCGTGCTGGGTGGGCTGGCGCTGACCCTGCTCAGCGGCGCGCTGGACCGCAGGGACGGGCGCCGCGGCGCCGCCGTCGCCCAGCCGGCTTGA
- a CDS encoding acyl-CoA dehydrogenase produces MAAKTGAASAKLASFAWEDPLLLDEQLTEDERMIRDAARSYCQDKLLPRVTEANRHEIFHREIMNEMGELGFLGSTIDGYGCAGVNYVSYGLVAREVERVDSGYRSAMSVQSSLVMHPIYAYGSEAQREKYLPKLATGEWIGCFGLTEPDAGSDPAGMKTRAKKVADGYILSGAKMWITNSPVADVFVVWAKTDEGKMNGFVLEKGMKGLSAPKIEGKFSLRASATGEIVMDEVFVPEENRLPNIEGIVGPFGCLNRARYGIAWGAMGAAEFCFHAARQYQIDRKQFGRPLAANQIPQLKLANMQTEIALGLQAALQVGRLLDEGKAAPEMISLIKRNNCGKALEIARVARDMHGGNGIADEFHVIRHVMNLEAVNTYEGTHDIHALILGRAITGIQAFA; encoded by the coding sequence ATGGCCGCCAAGACCGGAGCCGCCTCCGCCAAGCTCGCTTCCTTCGCCTGGGAGGACCCGCTGCTCCTCGACGAGCAGCTGACCGAGGACGAGCGGATGATCCGCGACGCCGCGCGCAGCTATTGCCAGGACAAGCTGCTGCCGCGCGTGACCGAGGCCAACCGGCACGAGATCTTCCACCGCGAGATCATGAACGAGATGGGCGAGCTGGGCTTCCTCGGCTCCACCATCGACGGCTACGGCTGCGCCGGGGTCAACTACGTCTCCTACGGTCTGGTGGCCCGCGAGGTCGAGCGGGTGGACAGCGGCTACCGCTCCGCCATGTCGGTGCAGTCCTCGCTGGTCATGCACCCGATCTACGCCTACGGCAGCGAGGCCCAGCGCGAGAAGTACCTGCCCAAGCTTGCCACCGGCGAATGGATCGGCTGCTTCGGCCTGACCGAGCCGGACGCCGGCTCCGACCCCGCCGGCATGAAGACCCGCGCGAAGAAGGTCGCGGACGGCTACATCCTCAGCGGCGCAAAGATGTGGATCACCAACTCGCCGGTCGCCGACGTCTTCGTCGTCTGGGCGAAGACCGACGAGGGCAAGATGAACGGCTTCGTGCTCGAAAAGGGCATGAAGGGCCTGTCGGCGCCGAAGATCGAGGGCAAGTTCTCGCTGCGCGCCTCGGCCACCGGCGAGATCGTCATGGACGAGGTGTTCGTGCCGGAGGAGAACCGCCTGCCGAACATCGAGGGCATCGTCGGCCCGTTCGGGTGCCTGAACCGCGCCCGCTACGGCATCGCCTGGGGCGCCATGGGTGCCGCGGAGTTCTGCTTCCACGCCGCCCGCCAGTACCAGATCGACCGCAAGCAGTTCGGCCGCCCGCTGGCCGCGAACCAGATCCCGCAGCTCAAGCTCGCCAACATGCAGACGGAGATCGCGCTCGGCCTGCAGGCCGCGCTGCAGGTCGGCCGTCTGCTCGACGAGGGCAAGGCGGCGCCGGAGATGATCTCGCTCATCAAGCGCAACAACTGCGGCAAGGCCCTGGAGATCGCCCGCGTCGCCCGTGACATGCACGGCGGCAACGGCATCGCCGACGAGTTCCACGTCATCCGCCACGTGATGAACCTGGAGGCGGTCAACACCTACGAGGGCACGCACGACATCCACGCCCTGATCCTGGGCCGCGCCATCACCGGCATCCAGGCCTTCGCGTGA
- a CDS encoding CaiB/BaiF CoA-transferase family protein, with translation MPGPLSHVRVLELSRVLAGPWAAQTLADLGADVIKVERPGAGDDTRAWGPPWAGEESAYFLSTNRGKRSITIDFERPEGQELVRKLAAQADVVIENFKVGGLVKYGLDYDSLKAINPGLVYCSITGFGQDGPYAKRAGYDFMIQGMGGLMSITGQPDAEAGGGPVKVGVAVTDVFTGLYATIGVLGALAHRDRTGEGQWVNLALLDVQVAVLANQAMNYLVGGKAPQRLGNAHPNIVPYQAFATLDGHIILAVGNDGQFAKFCQVAGRPELAQDPRYATNPARVANRKELVPILELLLEQRTSRDWLSALEAVGVPCGPINDVSQVFADPHVQARHIHQDLPHPTAGTVPTVASPIRYSATPIEHAVAPPTLGQHTDAVLEEALGLCAADIAALREKGVV, from the coding sequence ATGCCCGGCCCGCTTTCCCATGTCCGTGTCCTGGAACTTTCCCGCGTGCTCGCCGGGCCGTGGGCGGCGCAGACGCTGGCCGATCTCGGCGCCGACGTCATCAAGGTCGAACGGCCCGGCGCCGGGGACGACACGCGCGCCTGGGGTCCCCCCTGGGCCGGCGAGGAGTCGGCCTATTTCCTCTCCACCAACCGCGGCAAGCGGTCGATCACCATCGACTTCGAACGCCCGGAAGGCCAGGAGCTGGTGCGCAAGCTGGCCGCCCAGGCCGACGTCGTCATCGAGAATTTCAAGGTCGGCGGGCTAGTCAAGTACGGGCTGGACTATGACAGCCTGAAGGCGATCAACCCGGGCCTCGTCTACTGCTCGATCACCGGATTCGGGCAGGACGGCCCCTACGCCAAGCGCGCCGGCTACGACTTCATGATCCAGGGCATGGGCGGGCTGATGAGCATCACCGGCCAGCCGGATGCCGAGGCGGGCGGCGGGCCGGTCAAGGTCGGCGTCGCGGTGACCGACGTCTTCACCGGCCTCTACGCCACCATCGGCGTGCTCGGCGCGCTGGCCCACCGCGACCGGACGGGGGAGGGGCAGTGGGTGAACCTCGCCCTGCTCGACGTGCAGGTGGCGGTGCTGGCGAACCAGGCCATGAACTATCTGGTCGGCGGCAAGGCGCCGCAGCGGCTGGGCAACGCGCACCCGAACATCGTGCCCTATCAGGCCTTCGCCACGCTGGACGGCCACATCATCCTGGCGGTCGGCAACGACGGGCAGTTCGCCAAGTTCTGTCAGGTCGCCGGGCGACCGGAGCTGGCGCAGGACCCGCGCTACGCCACCAACCCGGCCCGCGTCGCCAACCGCAAGGAGCTGGTGCCGATCCTGGAGCTGCTGCTGGAGCAGCGCACCAGCCGCGACTGGCTGTCGGCGCTGGAGGCGGTGGGCGTGCCCTGCGGGCCGATCAACGACGTGTCGCAGGTCTTCGCCGACCCCCACGTCCAGGCCCGCCACATCCACCAGGACCTGCCGCACCCGACCGCCGGGACGGTGCCGACGGTGGCGAGCCCGATCCGCTATTCCGCGACCCCCATCGAGCACGCGGTCGCCCCGCCGACGCTCGGCCAGCACACCGACGCCGTGCTGGAAGAGGCGCTGGGCCTATGCGCGGCGGACATCGCCGCCCTGCGGGAGAAGGGCGTGGTCTGA
- a CDS encoding DMT family transporter, whose product MIASSTPSSAATDTRLGILLMLLGMSLFTLNDALGKWLVADYPVAMLLAIRSLFGAMLLAPLILREGVRSVFAVKRLPLHLLRVGCVAGEVACFYWAVRSLPLANVMTIYMAAPLIVTALSVPLLGEKVGWRRWAAVVVGFAGVVIVLNPTGQFDAVPSLVALFGTLVFSTGLISTRLLRDSSNLSLVSFQTFGTGLLGGAALPLVWVPPPGLDFVLLGALGVTALAGHAAMNRSLQLSPAAVVVPFQYVSIIWAVLLDLLVWGTAPTLRIIVGALLIIGSGLFVFHREQALNRGAAAEANASGGPGA is encoded by the coding sequence ATGATCGCCTCCAGCACCCCGTCCTCCGCCGCCACCGACACCCGCCTGGGCATCCTGCTGATGCTGCTGGGCATGTCGCTGTTCACCCTCAACGACGCGCTCGGCAAATGGCTGGTCGCCGACTATCCGGTGGCGATGCTGCTGGCCATCCGCAGCCTGTTCGGCGCGATGCTGCTGGCCCCGCTGATCCTGCGCGAGGGGGTGCGGTCGGTCTTCGCGGTGAAGCGGCTGCCGTTGCATCTTCTGCGCGTCGGCTGCGTGGCGGGGGAGGTCGCCTGCTTCTACTGGGCGGTGCGCTCGCTGCCGCTCGCCAACGTCATGACCATCTACATGGCCGCCCCGCTGATCGTCACCGCCCTGTCGGTGCCGCTGCTCGGCGAGAAGGTGGGCTGGCGCCGCTGGGCCGCGGTGGTGGTCGGCTTCGCCGGGGTGGTGATCGTGCTGAACCCGACGGGCCAGTTCGACGCGGTGCCGTCGCTGGTCGCCCTGTTCGGCACGCTGGTCTTCTCCACCGGCCTGATCTCCACCCGGCTGCTGCGCGATTCGAGCAATCTGTCGCTGGTCAGCTTCCAGACCTTCGGCACCGGCCTGCTCGGCGGCGCGGCGCTGCCGCTGGTCTGGGTGCCGCCGCCGGGGCTGGACTTCGTGCTGCTGGGGGCGCTGGGCGTCACGGCGCTGGCCGGGCACGCGGCGATGAACCGCTCGCTCCAGCTCAGCCCGGCGGCGGTCGTCGTGCCGTTCCAGTATGTCTCGATCATCTGGGCGGTGCTGCTGGACCTGCTGGTCTGGGGCACGGCGCCGACTCTGCGCATCATCGTGGGCGCGCTGCTCATCATCGGCAGCGGCCTGTTCGTCTTCCACCGCGAGCAGGCGCTGAACCGCGGCGCGGCGGCGGAGGCCAACGCCAGCGGCGGGCCCGGAGCGTAG
- a CDS encoding AsmA family protein, giving the protein MAVVKWIGYGLLGLVVTAAAGVGIALAVFDWNDARGFIARQASKALNREVAIDGDLDVRLGDPLRIRVEGLRVANAEWSDDRTMAELRVLDLQLRPWPLLRGDFEFPEIRLTGPKLILEKNREGAANWDFGGPDPRKEAAKETVKPEDRTDLPIIETLVVEEGRLRFRDPIRKIDIDSGINTAVGGNGDQEVRLDGKGDFAGKPFTLTAAGGSLEYLRDDPKPYPLRVETAIGKTRGKIEGSIAEPVLLQGVDLSVELRGDDLADVFPILGIPVPTTRPYAISGHLGREGDVWRFEGMNGKVGESDLSGQVAVDLGGPRPRITGDLTSRKLAAVDLAGFIGASPEGRGDYPTKGRERIIPATEVPLEKLRTADMDVKFRGEHVEAPFSTLDALDARARLENGRLVLDPLSLGVGGGRVAGTAVLDGGRKTPALDVNLDVRQIKLARLFRETAFAQEMGGTASGRIQLKGQGSTVANILGASDGKLGVAVDGGRITSYAVKGLKTNILETLGVVLSGDKPLPFNCLVADVTVKDGLVESRALVLDTPETLVTADGTINLRSEAMDLTVLGRAKSPQIFATHVPVHVRGTLGSPDIGVNAAESAARGAAAVALGVLLTPLASVLPFLDPGSDEQPHCGELVRNARSPSNANTGSSGTGKGREAAPSGSSSGKSQ; this is encoded by the coding sequence ATGGCCGTGGTGAAATGGATCGGCTACGGCCTGTTGGGGCTGGTGGTGACGGCGGCGGCGGGGGTCGGCATCGCCCTGGCTGTCTTCGACTGGAACGACGCCCGCGGCTTCATCGCCCGGCAGGCGTCCAAGGCGCTGAACCGCGAGGTCGCCATTGACGGCGATCTCGATGTGCGGTTGGGGGACCCGCTGCGCATCCGCGTCGAAGGTCTGCGCGTCGCCAACGCGGAGTGGAGCGACGACAGGACGATGGCGGAGTTGCGGGTGCTCGACCTTCAGCTCCGCCCCTGGCCGCTGCTGCGCGGCGATTTCGAGTTTCCGGAGATCCGCCTCACCGGTCCCAAGCTGATTCTGGAGAAGAACCGGGAGGGTGCCGCCAACTGGGACTTCGGCGGGCCGGACCCGCGCAAGGAGGCGGCGAAGGAAACGGTGAAGCCGGAGGACCGCACCGACCTGCCGATCATCGAGACGCTTGTGGTCGAGGAGGGGCGCCTGCGCTTCCGCGACCCGATCCGCAAGATCGACATCGACAGCGGCATCAACACCGCGGTCGGCGGCAACGGCGACCAGGAGGTCCGGCTGGACGGCAAGGGCGACTTCGCCGGAAAGCCCTTCACCCTGACGGCCGCCGGCGGCTCGCTGGAGTATCTGCGCGACGATCCCAAGCCCTATCCCCTGCGGGTGGAAACCGCCATCGGCAAGACCCGCGGCAAGATCGAGGGGTCCATCGCCGAGCCGGTGCTGCTCCAGGGCGTCGACCTCTCGGTCGAGCTGCGCGGCGACGATCTGGCCGACGTCTTCCCGATCCTGGGCATTCCCGTGCCGACGACGCGGCCCTACGCCATCTCCGGCCATCTCGGGCGCGAGGGCGACGTCTGGCGGTTCGAGGGGATGAACGGCAAGGTCGGCGAAAGCGACCTGTCAGGGCAGGTCGCGGTGGATCTCGGCGGCCCGCGCCCGCGCATCACCGGCGACCTGACCTCGCGCAAGCTGGCGGCGGTCGATCTAGCGGGCTTCATCGGCGCCTCGCCGGAAGGCCGCGGCGACTACCCGACCAAGGGGCGCGAGCGGATCATCCCGGCCACCGAGGTTCCGCTGGAGAAGCTGCGCACCGCCGACATGGACGTGAAGTTCCGCGGCGAGCATGTGGAGGCGCCCTTCTCCACGCTGGACGCGCTCGACGCGCGGGCCAGGCTGGAGAACGGCCGGCTGGTGCTGGACCCGCTCTCGCTCGGCGTCGGCGGCGGCCGGGTGGCCGGGACGGCGGTTCTGGACGGCGGGCGCAAGACCCCGGCGCTGGACGTGAACCTGGACGTCCGGCAGATCAAGCTGGCCCGGCTGTTCCGCGAGACGGCCTTCGCGCAGGAGATGGGCGGCACGGCCAGCGGGCGCATCCAGCTGAAGGGGCAGGGGAGCACGGTCGCCAACATCCTGGGCGCGTCGGACGGGAAGCTGGGCGTCGCGGTGGACGGCGGGCGGATCACCAGCTACGCGGTGAAGGGGCTGAAGACCAACATCCTGGAAACGCTGGGCGTCGTGCTGTCCGGCGACAAGCCCTTGCCCTTCAACTGCCTGGTCGCCGACGTGACGGTGAAGGACGGGCTGGTGGAAAGCCGCGCGCTGGTGCTCGACACGCCGGAAACGCTGGTGACGGCGGACGGCACGATCAACCTGCGCAGCGAGGCGATGGACCTGACCGTGCTGGGCCGCGCCAAGAGCCCCCAGATCTTCGCCACCCACGTCCCGGTCCATGTCCGCGGCACCCTGGGGTCGCCGGACATCGGGGTGAACGCGGCGGAATCGGCCGCCCGCGGCGCCGCGGCGGTGGCGTTGGGCGTCCTGCTGACTCCGCTGGCCAGCGTCCTGCCTTTTCTTGACCCAGGCAGCGACGAGCAGCCACACTGCGGCGAACTCGTCCGGAACGCCCGGTCGCCGTCGAACGCCAACACCGGCTCCAGCGGGACCGGCAAGGGGCGCGAGGCGGCTCCCTCGGGCTCCTCCTCCGGCAAATCCCAATAA